The proteins below are encoded in one region of Bacteroides uniformis:
- a CDS encoding ATP-binding protein, with protein sequence MKRLSFIWFAGLLCLCTTMVSCVGTAPMKEVRLIDSLNQVAYAFRYKNLDSSCHAASRAYREVSLYKQGKAEASNNLGFCAFMRMDFEQAEKFHMDVYNLTKNELELLIADIGLMKIYQRTALNKEFYDYRNSALHRMKRIAEDDNLFVDQHEQMRLNYARSEFYIVSAVYYYYLQQRPEAVASINEVTKKQELLADTNQLLYYHYIKGSAALCEGETPDERRLREFDELYTAWQLASRKGYLYFEGNGVQGLANLMASPDNYAFFQDRRSHALTRFGVPVDSLLPMRLGQLALQKFSQYKDLYQIAGAYVSIGKYLNAHSHYTEALDTLKLALECVNDHHRLFYDCHDSLDWLKAFDRRDTICAEKAWMEQKLKTVPEWISRIREQLSVSYAGLGMKEKSDYNRNIYLDILEDTRQDKELESRYQALEKEAGQLNVVLSLVIVGFVLVSLFFWFFNKRSKDRNRVHLRRLQLMLDICQKITASIPADAQTEEEIIDSIRTAVCPELEKLFGVKDIRIDNGQLVFPRRMSKDEQAMVRVITPYIQWAIDNGMTSISLGDERRRLEKQRYIYEQHIAGNKRQNLIKKACMAIVNGIHPYIDRIINEVQKLTQKGFIKEERIKEEKYQYIDELVTTINEYNDILALWIKMKQGSLSLNIETFELNELFELLRKGSRTFEMKRQSLEVQPTDIRVKADKALTLFMINTLAENARKYTPQGGMVKVYARQEEDYVEISVEDNGCGLSPEDVARIVGEKVYDSKAIGMSDAPDKEELRKNKGSGFGLMNCKGIIEKYRKTNDLFKVCLFNVESGLGKGSRFYFRLPAGIRKSVSVLLVVLFLCMSSCRHAVEQTASGEVLPDSLALLAQNEYEALLDEASDYANEAYYCNVDGEYELALQYIDSAMYCLNEHYKQYAHPIHRYMTLTGDGTPAELDWWNQMFNSDFHVILDIRNEAAVSFLALKQWDDYSYNNAAYTTLYKLLGEDQSLEEYCRQLERSTNNKMVGILLAVILLFVLLLGYYILYFRKRLVNRWNLEQVLEINGKVFNASLLPVSDTEEMLQREEDTLKEIPRQIVGSAFDAVNELLSIDRLSIAVYNETTHKLEYTSNPVEDTAVDELPIWRKYMENCFEQQEYISEKGIQTLPLVVDAGNMCRCIGVLCLERREGTEQETDHLLLELIARYVSIVIFNAVVKLATKYRDIEVAQDEARRASWEDSLLHVQNMVLDNCLSTIKHETIYYPNKIKQLIGKLRSGKQTEAEERETVVAISELIEYYKGIFTTLSSCASRQLEEVTFRRATISVPELMATAGKYFRKVYKGNKAHIDFKIQLLEGRITGDWNQLRFLLENLIDEACSVTLDGAVCLSAREDGEFIRFLFTDMRREKTREELNQLFYPDLSRMTAGEKGELYGTEYLVCKQIIRDHDEFAGRRGCRINAEPGKEGGFTIYFTLPKK encoded by the coding sequence ATGAAACGACTTTCTTTTATATGGTTTGCGGGGTTGTTGTGCCTTTGTACAACAATGGTTTCGTGTGTGGGAACGGCACCCATGAAGGAAGTACGCCTTATCGACTCTCTAAACCAGGTGGCTTATGCTTTTCGTTATAAAAACCTGGATTCATCCTGCCATGCGGCATCAAGGGCCTACCGTGAAGTCAGCCTCTATAAACAAGGAAAAGCGGAAGCATCCAATAATCTGGGCTTTTGTGCTTTTATGCGCATGGATTTTGAGCAGGCCGAAAAGTTTCATATGGATGTCTATAATCTGACCAAGAATGAACTGGAACTCCTTATTGCCGACATCGGTTTGATGAAGATTTATCAGCGGACGGCGTTGAACAAGGAGTTCTACGATTATCGCAATAGTGCCTTGCACCGTATGAAAAGAATAGCGGAGGATGACAATCTGTTTGTGGACCAACACGAGCAAATGCGTTTGAATTATGCCCGTTCGGAATTTTATATTGTATCTGCTGTGTATTATTATTATTTGCAACAGCGTCCGGAAGCTGTAGCCTCTATTAATGAAGTTACTAAAAAACAAGAGTTGCTGGCAGATACCAATCAGCTGTTGTATTATCACTACATCAAAGGTTCTGCTGCCTTATGCGAGGGTGAGACACCGGATGAGCGAAGACTGAGAGAATTTGATGAGCTCTATACCGCATGGCAGTTGGCTTCGCGCAAGGGCTATCTTTACTTTGAGGGCAATGGAGTGCAGGGACTTGCCAACTTGATGGCTTCACCGGATAATTACGCATTTTTTCAAGACCGCCGCTCCCATGCCTTGACACGTTTTGGAGTACCGGTAGATTCGCTGCTTCCCATGCGTCTGGGGCAGTTGGCATTGCAAAAATTCAGCCAATACAAGGATTTGTATCAGATAGCAGGTGCATATGTATCTATCGGCAAATACCTGAATGCCCACAGTCACTATACAGAAGCTCTTGACACGCTAAAACTTGCTCTGGAATGTGTAAATGACCATCACCGCCTTTTCTATGACTGCCACGATAGTTTGGACTGGCTGAAAGCATTTGACCGTCGAGATACGATTTGTGCGGAGAAGGCATGGATGGAGCAGAAACTGAAAACCGTGCCCGAGTGGATTTCACGTATTCGTGAACAGTTGAGCGTTTCGTATGCAGGACTCGGGATGAAAGAAAAATCAGACTATAACCGCAATATTTACCTGGATATCCTTGAAGATACACGCCAGGATAAAGAGCTGGAAAGCCGCTATCAAGCATTGGAAAAGGAGGCGGGGCAGCTCAACGTCGTGTTGTCACTGGTCATTGTGGGCTTCGTGCTTGTATCCCTCTTTTTCTGGTTTTTCAACAAGCGTTCCAAAGACCGGAACAGAGTGCATCTCCGCCGTCTGCAGCTGATGCTGGATATCTGTCAGAAGATAACGGCATCCATTCCGGCAGATGCACAGACTGAGGAGGAAATCATCGACTCTATCCGGACGGCTGTCTGCCCGGAATTGGAAAAGCTGTTTGGAGTGAAGGACATCCGCATAGACAACGGGCAATTAGTGTTCCCGCGTCGGATGAGCAAGGATGAGCAGGCGATGGTACGGGTGATAACCCCCTATATCCAATGGGCAATCGACAACGGCATGACGTCCATCTCCCTTGGGGATGAGCGCCGCAGACTGGAAAAGCAACGCTACATTTACGAGCAGCACATCGCGGGGAACAAACGGCAAAATCTGATAAAGAAAGCATGTATGGCTATTGTCAACGGGATTCATCCGTACATAGACCGTATCATCAACGAAGTGCAGAAACTGACTCAAAAAGGATTCATCAAAGAGGAACGGATAAAGGAGGAGAAATACCAGTATATCGACGAGTTGGTTACTACCATCAACGAATACAATGATATTCTTGCCCTTTGGATAAAGATGAAGCAAGGAAGCCTTAGCCTGAACATAGAGACGTTCGAATTGAATGAACTTTTCGAGCTGCTCAGGAAAGGAAGCCGTACATTCGAGATGAAGAGACAGTCGTTGGAGGTGCAGCCTACGGATATCCGGGTGAAGGCAGACAAAGCCCTTACATTGTTTATGATAAATACACTGGCAGAGAATGCCCGTAAATATACCCCTCAGGGCGGTATGGTGAAAGTATATGCACGGCAGGAGGAGGATTACGTGGAAATCTCGGTAGAGGATAATGGTTGTGGATTGTCACCGGAAGATGTAGCTCGCATCGTGGGAGAAAAAGTATATGACTCAAAAGCCATCGGTATGAGTGACGCTCCCGACAAGGAGGAATTGAGGAAGAACAAAGGAAGTGGCTTTGGACTGATGAACTGTAAGGGCATCATTGAAAAATATCGCAAGACGAATGATTTGTTCAAGGTCTGTCTGTTCAATGTGGAGAGCGGGCTGGGAAAAGGCAGCCGTTTTTATTTCCGTCTGCCTGCCGGTATCCGTAAGTCTGTGTCGGTGTTGCTCGTCGTGTTGTTTTTGTGCATGTCATCCTGCCGGCATGCTGTGGAACAGACTGCTTCCGGAGAGGTGTTGCCGGATTCTTTGGCACTGCTTGCACAGAATGAATACGAAGCTTTGCTGGACGAAGCCTCCGATTATGCCAATGAAGCTTATTACTGCAATGTGGACGGAGAATACGAACTGGCTTTACAATACATAGATTCGGCAATGTATTGCCTGAACGAACATTACAAGCAATACGCCCATCCTATACATCGCTATATGACGCTGACCGGAGACGGGACGCCTGCGGAACTGGATTGGTGGAACCAGATGTTCAATTCGGATTTCCATGTAATTCTGGATATCAGGAATGAAGCGGCAGTCTCATTTCTTGCATTGAAGCAATGGGATGACTATAGTTATAATAATGCTGCCTACACCACCTTGTACAAACTGTTGGGAGAAGACCAATCCTTGGAAGAATATTGCCGGCAGCTGGAGCGTTCCACCAACAACAAGATGGTGGGCATTTTGCTGGCGGTGATTTTGCTGTTCGTATTGCTGTTGGGATATTACATACTCTACTTCCGTAAACGTCTGGTGAACCGCTGGAATCTGGAGCAAGTACTGGAAATTAATGGAAAGGTGTTCAATGCCTCCTTGTTGCCGGTTTCGGATACGGAGGAAATGTTGCAGCGTGAGGAGGATACATTGAAGGAAATCCCGCGGCAGATTGTAGGTTCCGCTTTTGATGCAGTGAACGAACTTTTGAGTATCGACCGGTTAAGCATAGCTGTATACAACGAGACTACACATAAGCTGGAATACACTTCCAATCCAGTGGAAGATACCGCCGTGGACGAGTTGCCTATCTGGAGGAAATATATGGAGAATTGCTTTGAGCAGCAAGAGTACATATCGGAAAAGGGTATACAAACATTGCCGCTTGTTGTGGATGCGGGAAATATGTGTCGTTGCATAGGTGTGCTGTGTCTGGAACGCAGGGAAGGTACGGAGCAGGAGACCGACCATTTGCTTTTGGAACTGATAGCCCGTTATGTCTCCATTGTAATCTTCAATGCAGTGGTTAAGTTGGCTACGAAATACCGGGACATCGAAGTGGCTCAAGATGAAGCCCGGCGAGCTTCCTGGGAAGACAGTTTGCTGCATGTACAGAACATGGTGCTGGATAATTGTCTCTCGACCATCAAGCATGAAACGATTTATTATCCGAACAAGATAAAGCAGCTGATAGGGAAACTGCGGTCCGGCAAACAGACAGAAGCGGAGGAGCGGGAAACGGTGGTTGCCATCAGCGAATTGATAGAGTATTACAAAGGTATCTTTACGACACTCAGTTCATGCGCTTCCCGCCAGTTGGAAGAGGTGACTTTCAGGCGTGCGACAATATCTGTGCCGGAACTTATGGCTACTGCCGGGAAATATTTCCGCAAAGTGTATAAGGGAAACAAGGCGCATATTGATTTTAAGATACAACTGTTGGAAGGACGGATTACCGGTGACTGGAACCAGTTGCGTTTCCTGCTTGAAAACCTGATAGACGAGGCTTGCTCCGTAACTCTGGATGGAGCTGTCTGTCTGTCGGCCCGGGAAGATGGGGAATTTATACGTTTTCTGTTTACAGATATGCGCAGGGAAAAGACCCGTGAAGAATTGAACCAATTGTTCTATCCCGACTTGTCCCGCATGACGGCCGGTGAGAAAGGAGAACTGTATGGTACGGAATATCTGGTGTGCAAGCAGATTATCCGCGACCATGACGAGTTTGCCGGACGCCGGGGATGCCGTATCAATGCCGAACCGGGAAAGGAAGGAGGTTTTACAATATATTTTACGCTACCGAAAAAATGA
- a CDS encoding DUF5932 domain-containing protein has translation MEDKKFKVIIVEDVKLELKGTEEIFRHEIPNAEVIGTAMTEQEFWTLIEAGVPDLVLLDLGLGGSTTIGVDICRNIFKRYPGVHVLIFTGEILNEKLWVDVLEAGADGIILKTGELLTKTDVQAVMDGKKLVFNYPILEKIVERFKKSVLNDAKRQEAIISYDIDEYDERFLRHLALGYTKEMIANLRGMPFGVKSLEKRQNDLVGRLFPPSERVGVNATRLVVRALELRILNIDNLEADDE, from the coding sequence ATGGAAGACAAAAAATTTAAAGTAATCATCGTTGAAGATGTCAAGTTGGAGCTGAAAGGGACGGAAGAGATTTTCCGCCATGAAATTCCCAATGCGGAGGTAATAGGTACTGCTATGACTGAGCAGGAGTTCTGGACATTGATTGAAGCCGGCGTGCCGGATCTTGTTCTGCTGGACTTGGGACTGGGAGGTTCGACCACAATCGGGGTGGACATCTGCCGGAATATCTTCAAGCGTTATCCGGGAGTACATGTGCTGATATTCACGGGAGAAATATTGAATGAGAAGTTATGGGTGGACGTACTTGAAGCCGGTGCCGACGGCATTATCCTGAAAACCGGAGAGTTGCTGACCAAAACCGATGTGCAGGCAGTGATGGACGGCAAGAAGCTGGTCTTTAACTATCCGATACTGGAGAAGATAGTGGAACGCTTCAAGAAATCTGTCCTAAATGATGCAAAACGTCAGGAAGCAATCATAAGCTATGATATTGATGAGTATGACGAGCGTTTCCTCCGTCATTTGGCACTGGGCTATACCAAAGAAATGATTGCCAATCTTAGGGGAATGCCTTTTGGAGTCAAGTCGCTGGAGAAACGGCAGAATGACTTGGTCGGCCGTCTTTTCCCGCCTAGTGAACGGGTGGGGGTGAATGCCACTCGTCTGGTGGTGCGTGCATTGGAACTTCGAATCCTGAATATAGACAATCTGGAAGCCGACGATGAGTAA
- a CDS encoding AbgT family transporter, whose protein sequence is MSKLRMPHPATMFFLLTLAVILLSWIFDVYGLSVLQPQTGEVIRVQSLLSPEGIRWLLRHVITNFTGFAPLGLVIVAMFGIGVAQHSGFIDACIRRGVRRPRDPWRIILLVIVLGLLSNIVGDAGYIILLPIAATLFQSVGLHPIGGIITAYVSVSCGYSANVFLSTLDPMIASVTQEAADRMNIAPGQTGPLCNYYFLFVSTFLLAFIINHITRRSLLPHLGMYAGDIHFNGYKQLSRKERRAMLGAVFAGLLYIAIILWATFSSWGILRSVNGGLIRSPFIVGILFLLSFGIGLMGMVYGFASGRYRTDGDVIEGLTQPMKLLGVYFVIAFFASQMFACFEYSHLDKCIAILGANLLSSASLSSLWILILFILFTALVNLFMVSATAKWAFMSFIFVPVLASMGISPDMTQCAFRIGDSATNAITPFMFYMPLVLTYMQQYDRQSTYGSLLKYTWRYSLVILLAWTALFVLWYISGLPLGL, encoded by the coding sequence ATGAGTAAACTCCGAATGCCACATCCCGCTACGATGTTCTTCCTGCTGACGCTGGCAGTCATCCTCCTTTCATGGATATTCGATGTCTATGGCCTGAGCGTGCTGCAACCGCAGACTGGAGAAGTAATACGGGTGCAGAGCCTGCTGAGTCCGGAGGGCATACGCTGGCTGCTGCGCCATGTCATAACCAATTTTACGGGATTCGCTCCGTTAGGGCTGGTGATTGTGGCTATGTTCGGAATAGGGGTGGCACAGCATTCGGGTTTCATCGATGCATGTATTCGCAGGGGGGTACGACGTCCACGTGATCCTTGGCGCATTATTCTGCTGGTTATTGTCTTAGGACTGTTGTCCAATATAGTGGGAGATGCAGGATATATCATTCTGTTGCCGATAGCTGCAACTTTGTTCCAGTCCGTCGGTCTGCACCCCATTGGAGGTATAATTACAGCTTATGTTTCAGTCTCTTGTGGCTATAGCGCTAATGTGTTTTTGAGTACATTAGACCCCATGATTGCCTCTGTAACGCAAGAAGCGGCTGATAGGATGAATATTGCTCCGGGGCAGACTGGACCGCTGTGCAATTATTATTTTCTCTTTGTTTCCACGTTCCTGCTTGCATTCATCATTAATCATATTACCCGCAGGAGCTTGTTGCCGCACTTGGGAATGTATGCAGGGGATATTCATTTTAATGGCTACAAACAACTGTCCCGCAAGGAACGGAGAGCTATGTTGGGAGCTGTATTTGCAGGCTTGCTGTATATTGCCATTATTCTGTGGGCTACATTCTCTTCATGGGGGATATTGCGGAGTGTCAATGGTGGGTTGATTCGTTCTCCGTTTATAGTTGGTATTCTGTTTTTGCTTTCGTTTGGAATAGGTTTGATGGGGATGGTCTATGGTTTTGCCTCCGGCCGATACCGTACGGACGGTGATGTGATAGAAGGACTTACGCAGCCGATGAAACTGCTGGGCGTTTATTTTGTGATAGCTTTCTTTGCCTCACAGATGTTTGCTTGTTTTGAATATTCCCACTTGGACAAGTGCATTGCCATTTTAGGCGCTAATCTGCTGTCCTCCGCCTCTTTGAGTAGTTTATGGATATTGATTCTCTTCATTCTTTTTACGGCACTGGTCAATCTCTTTATGGTATCTGCCACAGCTAAATGGGCTTTTATGTCTTTCATTTTTGTTCCGGTATTGGCAAGTATGGGCATTTCGCCGGATATGACCCAATGTGCGTTCCGTATAGGTGACAGTGCAACAAATGCCATAACACCTTTTATGTTCTACATGCCACTTGTCTTGACCTATATGCAGCAATATGATAGGCAATCCACTTATGGTTCACTACTGAAGTATACTTGGAGATATTCTTTAGTCATTCTATTGGCATGGACTGCCTTATTTGTACTTTGGTACATCAGCGGTTTGCCATTAGGACTGTAA
- the rpiA gene encoding ribose 5-phosphate isomerase A, whose product MEWENQLIQELQWSNKISNKASKELVAQEIAGLAKDGDVIGAGSGSTVYLTLFALAQRVKQESLHIEIIPASAEISMTCIQLGLPQTTLWNKRPDWTFDGADEVDPHNNLIKGRGGAMFKEKLLIKSSGKTYIIVDESKLVSKLGSKYPIPVEVFPHALSHVENEIRLLGASKISLRLAEGKDGPVFTESGNFILDIHLSNIVPDLEQKLKAITGVIESGLFIGYDITVLMANR is encoded by the coding sequence ATGGAATGGGAAAATCAGTTGATACAGGAATTGCAATGGTCAAATAAAATCAGCAATAAGGCGAGTAAGGAATTGGTAGCCCAGGAGATTGCCGGACTGGCCAAAGACGGTGATGTCATAGGAGCAGGCTCCGGCTCTACCGTTTATCTCACTTTGTTTGCATTAGCTCAACGAGTTAAACAAGAATCTTTGCATATAGAAATCATTCCGGCATCTGCCGAAATTTCGATGACATGTATACAGCTTGGCCTGCCGCAAACTACTCTGTGGAATAAGCGTCCGGATTGGACATTCGACGGTGCAGACGAAGTGGATCCGCATAATAACCTCATCAAAGGACGTGGTGGAGCCATGTTTAAGGAGAAACTTCTCATTAAAAGCAGTGGTAAGACTTACATCATTGTCGATGAGAGCAAGCTTGTCAGCAAACTGGGGAGCAAATACCCCATACCGGTGGAAGTGTTTCCACATGCTCTCTCCCATGTGGAAAACGAGATACGCTTATTGGGAGCTTCAAAAATCAGCCTACGTCTTGCAGAAGGAAAAGACGGTCCGGTATTTACCGAAAGCGGTAATTTCATTCTTGACATTCATCTCAGCAACATTGTTCCTGATTTGGAACAGAAACTGAAAGCCATTACCGGGGTTATCGAAAGCGGGCTGTTCATTGGTTATGACATTACAGTCCTAATGGCAAACCGCTGA